From Anastrepha obliqua isolate idAnaObli1 chromosome 3, idAnaObli1_1.0, whole genome shotgun sequence:
atctactgagaaaataatggattcctTTTTCCACGAAATCTATACGCATGAAATGACTTCCAGTGACTATCCCATAggttgagtgatggaaatctttatttcacCCTTACACGCCTTATTGCTTGTATATTTGCATACTATAGAGCTGTCTAGTTCACTAGTGTCAAACATGATTGACGCACGATgccaattgcaaaaattatagatcCTCCAATAGAgggaataattttgcgccaccttgcataatTATAACTATGGCGTGTGGAAGCCAAAGTTCCTTAATCCAAATGTTCTGATGGGTCGATCGCCAATTAATCCAATCCAAATAGTTAAAGAGggtaatttagaaaattatagGAAGTATGCCAATCTATGTAGCCCGAAAGTATTTGCCAAAATAAGTTACAAGCAACTCCAGCCattattcaataataaaaggttgcaTAAAGTTTggcaactgatttcggatgctattTGGGAGTAAGGAATAGGCATACGTTTATACAATTTCTGAAAAgatggtaaaaaatttaaaaaaggtcgAAGTAaactatatattaattttattttatgttatgcgtATTAAGAAGATGAATATCATGAGTTCATTTAGGTTAAATAATGCAGGTCGCTGGAAACAAAAAACgcatggtcatgccagtctattattatGATAAACTCAGTACACGTCGGTGAGGAATGATTATATCGTCCCAAGGGTGACATTCAATAGCAATTTTGCCAATCTCTTTCGATCTCGGGAGGAATGCAGTAAAGGACcttcactaaacaacttcaatACTACAGTCTCCACAGATGGTTGCAAAATGGTGGCGTTAGAGGAGGTACATGTATATTCCGATAGACTAGGTATTGAAAAATCTGTTCGTTATCCCAATACTTGCAGTGTCTTCTAAGCGAAAGTACTGGCAATAGGGGATGATTGTAGGCTACTGAACGCAAACTTCTCTTCTAAGGGCAATATCACTATtatttccgatagccaagccgcaatccaggtGCTGATATCATTGACATTGAAGAACACAAAAAAGCAGTCGTACTGACAAGAGGGAGATCTGCCATGAGTAAAATTCTGGAGAATCGGTATTGACACAACTGGGTGCAATAGAGCATGCAATCTCCTCAAAACACCCACATCACGGATTGTTGATGGAGGAATCGGACGACATGCAaagttagcagaacgttatggtccacctacaaccacaaacaTACATCAACATTCACGAAAAGATGCCTCCAGACTCACGATAGGGATAACTGGTACCAGAAAGGCGAGCAAGTAGCCAAAATAGATATCCCTTACAATATATATTGCCATATATATTGCCATCTTCCACTTCCTCGGCGAATCCCCTGTCCTATGCAAGGGGAGGATGTTAACACTTGGAAAAGCGCTTTCTGATATGGACATAAACAACCTTATGAAGTTTCtcaaccgcacagactggatataataGTGAAAGAATAATCCGTATAACTTGTTGGTGGCTAGGAAgtgacaacaaaatggtgcggcaGCGCTTTTTGGATTCTTGGAGAATCACGACTTAAATCAATGAATGGTACTTAACTATTGACAAAGAATTGAATAAACCAAAACCATACAGAAGTAAAATGCAACTTAACTTAGTATTTTCAGCTTCATTGttgaattttaacaatttctgcGACTTTCGGAACGATTCACAAAGGCTTTGACAAATCTGACAACAAAAAAGATATGTTTCCCATTCTCAGAGGACTTATGTACGACTTTTGGATATCGCCTGTGCCATATCGTCCTAAGCTCAATGAATTATTTTGATTGAGTCTTTCAACTTTTTAGTCTGCCTTTCCGAAAGTATTTCACTGGCGTTAAATTTGAATCTATCCAGTAACTTAAAATGTGGCAATTCTTTTTCCAAGTAAAACACACGACAACCATTGTAAGATCTGAATCgaaattcgtttaaataaaattacacttaaataaaaaagattttgctTTGTTTCCGTAGAAGCGTTAACCACAGGGTGGGCCATCTCGAACTCATTCCAGCAATGCAAAACTTCAATAGGCATCGGAAGAGCACCACTAGATAACTTCGCTCTGTTCTAATCTGGCCCAGTCTCGCAATCCATTACCGAAAAATagtatacgtaaattttttcgccTGATTTCAATAAATGCCGCacgattttttgcaatattttctttacgTTTTGCCATTTGGGACATGAACAAACCTAACGGCGTACTTTACCCACGTTTTGTAAGGCAAAAGTTAGCAAAAGTTTGCATTTCAATGCTTTCgattactttttctttagaatttgtatggaaaaaaagTAACTTTTCCAAGAGGAAATCACGGGCTTATTAAGTAACGGCCATATTGAGACGGAGGTTTAAAATTACTATAGACgtcttcatcatcatctttaATTACTACTTCATGAACCCTTTTCCTCACAAAGCAATTtcataggaaaatatttttcaattttaatgccATATCACTTCAGCCAAGTTTTGGTTAAAGTTGTTTAGTATTACTCAGACTGTGGTTTAATTGTAAACTCGAGCAAAACTGTACTGATGCTATTTACTAAGAAAACCAAGATATCAAACTTTAAtcccccaaaactaaacggGGTTAGTCTTACGTtaacccaacaggcaaaatacctaggtattatcttagatcccaaactcagctggaagtccaacgccAAGCGAATATGGCTattttacacgtgtaagagaatgttgggtaaaaattGGGGTCTCCATCCAAAAatatccaattggtcctacacagccattgtaaggccaatactaacatttGCGGTGCTAGTCTGGTGGTCCGCAATCCCACATATAAAAACAaccgctacttgcagcgcggtgagactaagagacataggaagctagACAACAAGGTCATACGGGCACAGCaggatcctcctacagggaccctcgctgctcaaaaacagatcagactacacattaacttaaaaaaaaagactttacggtacgttttctaccgagagccgaatggaacaaagggaaggtgattggaagatgcGATATTGAAATATACACTGACAGTTCTAAGATGAGCTGTGGTGTGgaagctggcttccattcggagctactcaacctatctcagtcaattagaCTTCCTGAAGATGCCAGCGTGACAgacagaacttttagcgatcagcgaagcatgcaaatcactataactctacaaggaagttggtgcaggagtagctatcttttcaaacagtcaagcagctatcaaggccttagactccaactccatttcatccaaactagtcttgcAGTGTGGAGAGTAACTAGAATTACTTAGTcaatggcttgaaattactctgatatgggtttccggtcataggaacatacgaggtaatgagatagcggatgagctagcaggaaaaggctcgacactagacataacaGAGGTGGTGGCATTCtcacatggccgtcgtacaaaatccaaaggacgaatcatctgttaggatgttctcgaccaTACAattcactgcaacccttacaggtcatgtGAAAGTAGgcgatcatgcagctagactcaacctccccttcaatcccatctgcagaagctgtcaagcggaaggggtaaAGTTAAGTATTTTCCACTACtaatgtgaatgtccagggctagctagcatgacttcgctctttcggtaagcctctcttacagcaaattaatgggATCTCAAACATCGCGATAAAGCAAATGCTATaattggacctcactaaatgggaacaaaaatcaaaagcatCACACGAGGACACTGGTAGTAAAACGGAggtggtcactaattaggattatttcaatggaaatactcaaccacttcaacaacaacaacaacagccaagtTTTTGAAACACCctcatattttttaagttcaaaaaatttacaaaacttttacattctcAAGGCTTAAGTACCGTCATCACTCTTTATTCATCCAAAAAAGGTAATAcaatataaatgaaattttcaaaagttcacaattttttattttcttcgtaATTCGTTTTTATTGGTTTAATAGCAGCCTCGCTATTTGGTCGTGTTTAcatgatttttattgcattatttcCCTTTTAAAAGATTTTATCACTACATTCAGCCCAAAATAAGTACTTTAACTACTGCATTACTTGCAGTTTGAATGCGTGTTGGAGGTCAGcataaaattgtaaacaaaatccGTGGCagataaaagaagaaaaatacgtCAAAACAAAACGCGAAAACTAATTGAAATATTCCTTTATGACAAGACGTCTGTTTGCTTCATTACCGTTGCTGCTACTGTTTGAGTAGAGCTTTGGCCTTTCTGAggctcttttattattatttgcaacTGCCTGGTAACTATACGCATTTTGCTATATCGTGGAAGTGAATCAATAAACTACactttcaattcaaaatataacAAGCCAAGCGGTCTAgttaaattgaataataaaaccacaaaaacaccaaaaaccaaaaaaaaaatgtcagtatCTTTGACGCTGCACACATTTTAGGTATATAAAAGCTGAAGTGCATTCTTAAAAGTTATCAGTTGAATTTGTGAACTCACATAGCACAACACAGACCTTCTAAAAAAACTTATTATCAAAATGTTCAAGTTGGTAAGTTGGCATACGAAAGTGATTATAAGCGCTTCCAAACTAAATAGCTGCATCCTTCCGTTTTCAGGTGGTGTTCTCTGCTCTCCTTGCCGTAGCTGCTTCTGCTCCAGGTTTCATCGAATCTCATCCAGTAGTGTACTCGGCGCCCGCCATTGCCGTGCACGAACCCGTTCTGACCAAAGTGGGTGCTGTTGTGAAAAGCATTCCCACCTCCATCTCCCACCAAAGTCAATCGGTTGTGCACAGCTCGGCGCACTACGTTGAACCAATTGTTGCACCAGTTATCAAGACCAGCTATGTAGCTGCTGCTCCAGTTGTGCATACCTACACTGCACCCATTGTGAAGACCATCGCTGCACCAGTGGTTCTGAAGGCGTGGTAAATTTCCACTATACGAGTATTATAGTGTAGACGAGTATTGAATGAAATCTTGGATATGTTGCTGGatgtgaaatgtttttttttgttttgccttgaaaatatcaaaaatgtacCTCATTTCTTAAGactataaaatagaaaattaaattaatagttaaaaaaagattaaaaaaggaattaaaataatattcttaGAAATGTTTAGGAAATACAAATTAAAGAATTGGTACCATTAAATCCTCGGCTCTCTAAGGCTAAAATATAAGGCTCCCAGTGGTATCTCAAATCCAGTATCAATCGCTCTACTTGAATCAAATAAATCACCTTTAGATATATCAATGTTTGTGTCCAGTAGTGAGTGGGTCTCTAAATTAATCCTTCTTTCCTTTTGCAATGTTCGTATGTGAGAAGGTACACCCGATATATTGCCATAAATTCGTTATACACTGATAAATGGTGCAAGtgaaccaagtccttctccacctgttcTTTCAAACCCATCAGCCGGCGCGTCATAGAATACGTTGAGAACCGGAGAATTCGCATCCATTGAGATGACATCACCTAGCCAGtggagccgctggatctttattagcTGCACTATGGCAATGTCACCGGAGAGCTTTTACGCTCATTATTCCATCGACTGCGATATTCGCTATCACCAATGCGCAAAGGTTAAAAATCTTACCTAAATCACTCGAACACTCAAATCGCggctcatcggatgttgtcatcgtctaaaCTCGTATACATTAAACTCCATACATTAGGACAGGCATCAAACTGTTTGCCGTGCTCAGAAGCGGGCACAGAAAGCGGGCAATGTACCTCTATTGCTCACCTATGCCGGCTCGCCGAGCAGTGCTCTTTGAGAGTAGGTCTGAGAATTGGATAGCGAATCTGCTAGCTATCTGTTTAATTCgatactttgttgttgctttcattggaattttttttgtatcagtAAAGTGGGTTGTATAAGTACGGCGACCCCCGTGCGTACAACAAAGTTATAaacaatgggttggtgcgtaactaccatttggaattcggaGAAAATGTAGAgacgaatctccgtgaaacaccaaaatgaagaaaaagttttttctaatagctgtcgcccctcggcaggcaatgacaaacttccgagtgtatatcTACCaagaaaaatctcctcataaaaaatatctgccatacggagtcagcttaaaaccgttggtccttccatttgtggagcaaccccaagacgcacaccgcaaataggaggaggagctcggccaaacattcaaAAAGGAGGTAAGCGTGGGTGCGGGTGCAAGCCCAGCGCACAACACCACAGGCAGTGGACAGACATCTTTACTTTGGCGGCCACTAAAGCAACCACACTTTCTGCTTTGACCTATATAGGAGATGCGGTACCAAAACGGGCGCAAAAGTCAGGCAGATAAAAATGTTGCCCGTAAATACAACAACAGTGACGTCATCTAAAAGCCTGGAATTGCGAAGACTACAGCTCCGACTTACCCAGCTACCCAGAGATGATATCACAGAAGtcatcaaattcgaaaagaagttcagcATTGAACGGGATGGCAGAGTGAACTGGATTACACTTGCATTTGGAAAAAAACTATAGGAGTAGTATCTGCACTgttacacagatggctcgaaggcACTAGAAGACATAATCGGTGGAATATATGGCCCCAGAACCAAGCATTCTGTGTCGATGGGTAGTTTCCCCCAGCATCTTCCCAGCGGAGGCGTATGCCATCGGGTGTGTCCAGAGATAACTTAGACCGGGATTTAATTCCGGAATGAGCGACAGCCAGGCGGCACTCAAGGTTCTGTTAGCCTGTGAGATTAAGTCCTCACTGGTTCTTCAGCATATTGAGAAACTGAATCTGTTAGGAACTGCAATTGTGCGTTCCTAGCGTTCCAGCTAATATGGGTCTCAGGACGtaggggtataactgggaaggaagtagcggacgcattggcAAAAGAGACTACGGTCACGTCATTAATAGGAccgagcccttccttgctatggcACAGCACGTAGATTAAagagaagcttaggagtgaagagctaagagAGGTTAGCTGGCACCGAACTATGGGCCTGCGCCAAGCGAAATCCTTACGGGGGATACTACCAACAGTTGTTTAGAAAACTCAAAATTCTTCCCAAATATAAATTTGCGAATGCGCACAGGCATTTTCACAGGCCACTAAAGACTGTGCAGTCATTTACACGTGatcgggatatggtccactgattcttatcgtttttgcaaccaatcccaggagactccaatgtACCTTCTTCTTGAATATGACGCTAAAGGGTGGAGATGATTGAAAAATCGCGGCCgattgcagccagaagaaaggcacatgcgCCCAAtgcaacccagctctatcttaaatttaataagggaactgggtcccAATGAGGTACAGTCTGTGTGTGAGTAAAGGGTACAAAAGGCCATCAAGTCGAAGTGCACATCTCAAATCAATCTATGTCtctaaatgcaacaacaaccgtATGATACTGATAGGGATCTGATTCAATTTATGTTAAGTTTTGTTCGTTGTGGTTTTCGTCGTTAGTTTGGTCGGACAGCCTTTGGTAATCGGCAGCACTGACAAGTGAATGCTTACATAAACATGAAGTTATATGAAGTAAATTAGACAAGATTTTCATTAAGAGatacatttttatgtttaaggagatcatttgcaaaaaaaaataatactacaTTCGCCATTAGGCATAAACTATTTGAGTTGATTAAATTAAGGGGAGCCTCTTATCAGTCGACTTCaaacaatcgatttttgttttactgcaatcgatagatattttataggagaatatgccctcaaaattttatagcggaattcaaagtgatttcggagttacaggcctgtgtaccgtccctcgtgtgagtatactgtctaccttctgaaaactttgaaacacgttttctcaaaatcatgtttttgaaaatggcgtataagatttaaaaaaaacgacgaaagttatcgtttcaaaccgataatctatataaagataattaaaatgcgcaaataatgaactaacaaaatacaaaaacaaaatcattttttaatgttatttaacaccaaAAATAGcggaaaaagcacttttttttaataattaattgtgtcTTCATTTTTTctatgcgggaaagccttctgaataaagcaatatttttcttttgtgtccACCCTCATATGTccgctattttgtttttttatttatgttaaaaattgtttattactcttcaatcatgcctttaaataaatgcaaaagattattcctgtgtgtcgcttctttcgcctcgaaaaaaaatgagaaaaaacaccttttttgaagccactgataagacGCCCCCCTTAATTAGCTCTTCAAAAACTATATTACGCCGATTTTCAGTTGAAATATCATTCTCTTTAAATTGTGTTTATTTATAGGTCCTTTAACTTCAATTAATGCTTCATCTTCAAAGCTATTATGTTTCAAATAGCAATGTTGTGAAGAGTACATCcccatataattatatttattagtaCTACAAAAACGGAAGTTTTGTATCTTGCACCCACAAAAAGGATACGGATAGTTCCCGTAGGAATTGATCGGGTTACTGAGTTGGATAGCCCAAGAACTGTTTTTAGTCGTTTATTTGGTCGTTTAGTCGTTTCACATTTCATCAGATGACATCACTTCGCACTACATATACTAATGTGGGCAAAAGTTCAATTTTAtgcccttcaaaataatcccctctcgatgaaatacacttatgccaacgatttttccaatccccgaaacattccaaatagtccat
This genomic window contains:
- the LOC129241374 gene encoding cuticle protein LPCP-23-like, translating into MFKLVVFSALLAVAASAPGFIESHPVVYSAPAIAVHEPVLTKVGAVVKSIPTSISHQSQSVVHSSAHYVEPIVAPVIKTSYVAAAPVVHTYTAPIVKTIAAPVVLKAW